Part of the Synechococcus sp. HK01-R genome is shown below.
TGGGCTGGTACAACCTGCTGGCCTGCAGCCTGATCAGTTTCTTCACCGTGGGCGCCGGTTTCTACGAGATGTTGCTCGCGGTTCCCCTGCCAGGAGTGCGCAGCGTGATCGGCCAGAACGCCATCGACACCATGCTGTGGCATGCGGTAGGTGGCGTGGCTCTGCTCCTGATGATCGTTGCCATGACGATCTGGCGCGGCTACCAGCGTTTCGTCTGGCGCAAAGACTACGGACGTCAGGTGAGCTGGCTCTATCTGGCCTGCGGAAGCCTGATCCTGGTGCTGATGGGCGTCCACGGGAGCCTTGGCGCCTGGCTCGCCAGCGAATTCGGGGTGCATATCACCGCCGACCAACTCTTGGCGGCAGGTGCTGATCTACGCGAGGTACTGCCATGACGACCAGCACACCCAAGGGGCGTGGCGGACTGCCAGTCCGTCTCGTGGCAGTGATCCTGATCTGCACGTTGATCGATGCTCTGCTCAGCTATCAGGTTTCCCGCTGGGCCTATGGCTGGTTACCTATTCCGGCCTCGACTGCAGCTCCTTATGTGGATGGGCTGTTCAGCCTTGAGGTGGGGATTGGCAGCTTCATCTTCATCGGTTGCGTGGGTTTCATCCTCTGGTCGGTCATTGTCAACAGGGCCGAAAAATATGACGAAAGCGATGGCCTACCGATCGAGGGCAACACGCGCCTGGAGATCACTTGGACAGTGATCCCTTTCGTGATCGTGATGGCACTCGCCTTCTATTCGATCGATGTCAATGAGAAGCTCGCGGCTCTCGGCCCCAAAGTGAAATACGACGTGGAAGGTGGCCTCGGTCCGGAAACATCCCTTGTGGTCGATCCCCACAAGGACTATGGCCCCATCCAGGTGATCGCCCGTCAGTGGAGCTGGGAGTTCATCTACCCGAACGGCGTTCGCAGTTCCGAACTGCATCTGCCGATCAATCAGAGAGCCAACTTCGAGCTCAGCAGCCTGGATGTGATCCACGGCTTCTTCATTCCCGCCTTCCGCCTCAAGCAGGACATCGTTCCAGGCAGTGTGATTTCTTACAGCATCACGCCGACCCGCGAGGGACGTTACCGGCTCCGCGATTCACAGTTCAGCGGTGCCTATTTCTCGCACAACCAGACCGATGTGATCGTCGACAGCGAGGACGACTTCGAATCCTGGCTCTCCACCAGCTCCGCCCAGCCTCTGGTGGCTGGTTTGAGCCCGGGCACAGAGCTTTATGCCCAGCGACTGGCCCAAGGAGACCGGGGCTGGGCAACGGTTCCCCCAGCTCCACCACCGATGGTCAATGACCCCGGCAACCCCAACGCGCCTCACGACGCCTGAGAACCATGACCACCACAAAGTACGACCTCCGTGTTCTGAAGGCGCCCCATCCAGTGCCGGGAGCTCCTGACAACTGGAAGCGGTTCTTTACGTTCAATACAGACGCCAAAGTGATCGGGCTCCAGTACATGGGCCTGTCGCTGTTCTTCCTGCTGGTTGGCGGCCTGTTGGCGATGGTGATGCGCGGCGAGCTGATCACACCACCATCGGACCTTGTAGACCCAACCGTTTACAACGGTCTCTACACGATGCACGGAACAGTGATGCTGTTCCTGTTTCTCTTTCCGGTTCTCAACGGTTTCAACAATCTGTTGATCCCCACGATGATCGGAGCACCAGACATGGCATTCCCGAAGGTGAATGCTGCGGCCTTCTGGCTCGTGCCGGTGTTCGCCGTTGTGCTTTTAGCAAGCTTTTTCGTTCCAGGCGGTCCAGCATCTGCCGGCTGGTGGTCTTATCCACCAATCAGCATTCAGAACCCACTGGGGCATCTCATTAACGGAGAGTTCCTGTGGATCCTGGCGGTGGCCCTTTCCGGAATCTCCTCCATCATGGGCGCGATTAATTTCGTGACCACCATCATCCGCATGCGGGCTCCTGGCATGGGTTTTTTCCGCATGCCTGTGTTTGTTTGGACCGCATGGGCTGCCCAGACCCTGCAGCTGGTCGGCCTGCCCGCTCTGACCGGCGGCGCAATCATGCTCCTGTTTGATCTGAGCTTCGGCACCAGCTTCTTCCGCCCTGAAGGTGGCGGTGATCCAGTGCTCTATCAGCACTTTTTCTGGTTCTATTCGCACCCGGCCGTTTATGTGATGGTTCTGCCGGTGTTCGGAATTTTCTCCGAGCTGATCACGGTCTATTCACGCAAGCCCTTGTTCGGCTACAAGTTCGTGGCGATCGCCTCATTCATCATCACTTTTCTGGGCTTGATTGTGTGGGTGCATCACATGTTCTATTCAGGAACTCCTCAGTGGATGCGCAATCTCTTCATGGTGACCACGATGTTGATCGCCGTCCCTACAGGAGTGAAGGTCTTCGCCTGGCTTGGCACCCTCTGGGGCGGCAAGATCCGACTCACCACTCCGATGCTATTCGTGCTGGGGGGCCTGGTGAATTTCATCCTCGGCGGGATCACCGGCATCATGCTTGGCACCGCACCGATTGATATCCATGTGGGCAATACCTATTTCGTGGTAGCCCACTTCCACTACATCATCTTCAACACCATTGGGTTCGGCATCTTCGCTGGTATCTATCACTGGTTCCCCAAGTTCACCGGCAGGATGTATTACGAAGGCTTGGGCAAGGTGCACTTCACCCTGACCTTTATTGGTGCCACCCTCAACTGGCTGCCCCTGCACTGGGCAGGACTCTATGGAATGCCCCGCCGGGTGGCCTCCTACGACCCGGAGTTCGCTCTCTGGAATGTGATCGCCAGCATCGGGGCCTTCATGCTTGGCGTGGCCTCGATTCCCTTCATCCTCAACATCGTGAGCTCCTGGGCCCGCGGTGCCAAGGCATCCGCCAATCCTTGGAATGCCATCGGTCTTGAGTGGCTTTTGCCTTCGCCACCTCCGGCCGAAAACTTCGAAGACGATGTGCCCACCGTCATCAGTGAGCCCTATGGCTACGGCCTGGGCAAACCCCTCGTGCAGGACGAGGACTACTACATCCGCCGCGCCCAGGAGGCCTGAAGATCATGACCACCGCCAATCCAGATCTACCGCATAATCACCAGCCAGGCCATATCAAGCATGACGGCCACAATCTCACTGGTTTCATCATCTTTCTCTGCTCAGAAAGCATCATTTTTCTGGCCTTCTTCAGCGGCTTTGCCCTGTTGAAACTGACGGCACCGGAATGGTTGCCCGAGGGAGTGGAGGGACTGGAAACCAAGCTGCCATTGATCAACACGATCATCCTGGTGAGCTCCAGCTTCGTGGCCTACGTCGCGGAGCGCTGTCTGCATAAAGAAAACCTCTGGGGATTCCGGGGTTTCTGGCTGCTGACCATGGCCATGGGCAGCTACTTCGTGTATGGGCAGTACGTGGAATGGTCAGAACTTCCCTTCAGCCTGAGCAGCGGTGTGTTCGGCGGAACCTTTTATCTGCTCACTGGATTCCACGGATTGCATGTGATCACAGGCATTCTGCTGATGGGTCTGATGCTCGCCCGCTCCTTCCGACCCAACAACTATGCGAAGGGGGAGATGGGAGTCACATCCGTGAGCCTCTTCTGGCACTTCGTGGATGTCATCTGGATCATCCTCTACCTCTTGATCTACGTCTGGCAGCGCAGCAGCTGATTCCGCGACGCTTTCCCGTCTCGACAGCCCCTGGTCTCGACAGCCCCTGGTCTCCACAGCCATCACTCAGCCATGATCATCGACGATCGCCATTACGACTTCATCGTCATCGGCAGCGGCGCCGGTGGCGGAACCCTGGCCGGAGCTCTGACCCGCCTGGGCCACACGGTGCTGGTGCTGGAGCGTGGCGGAGCCATGGCGCTCGAAGACCAGAACGTTGCCGATGTGGATCTGTTCCGCAAGGACCGTTACCACCCGAGGAATGAACGTTGGTTTGGGCCGGATGGTGATCCCTTCGCCCCGCAGACCACCTATGCCCTGGGCGGCAACACCAAGATCTGGGGGGCAGCACTCGAGCGGATGCGCGAGAAAGACTTCGGCGAACTCCCACTGCAGGAAGGGGTCTCTGCGGCATGGCCTTTCGATTACAACGCCCTCGCGCCTTACTACGACAAAGCTGAGACGCTGTATCGGGTGCATGGCAAAGCCGGCATCGACCCGACCGAACCCAACCGCTCGGGCCCCTACGCCCATGCCCCGAAACCGCTGATTCCATTCCTTGAGCCCCTGCGCGAAGGACTGCGACGGCAGGGATGCCAGCCCTACGACCTTCCCCTGAGCTGGTCCGAAGATCGGGAGGATCCCAGTGGCGATGCTGAGCTCTTCGGTCTCAATGAGGCGGACAGCACCAAGCTCGAGGTGCGCAACCAGGCCAAGGTCACGCGCCTGCATGTGAATCCAAGCGGCCGAGCCGTGAAAGGCGTCGAAGCAGAGGTCGCCGGAGAGAGGTGGCTGTTCAGCGCTGACATCGTGGTGCTGGCCGCCGGTGCGATCAACTCCTCCGCGATCCTGCTGCGCTCGGCCAACCACCACCACCCTCGCGGTCTGAGCAATGGTTCCGATCAGGTGGGGCGCAACCTGATGAATCTGCAGCTCACCTCAATCCTGCAGCTGGCTGCGGAACCCAACAGCGGACGCTATGCGCGCTCCCTAGGCATCAACGACTACTACTGGGGAGACAAAAACGTCAGTTTCCCCCTCGGACACATCCAGAGCGCAGGTGGTGTGCTTCAGGATGCGCTGTTCGCCGAATCCCCCCCGGTGCTGTCTTTGGTGAGCAAACTGCTGCCCGATTTCGGCCTGGAAAGACTCGCTTCGCGCTCGGTGGCCTGGTGGGCCATGACCGAAGTTCTGCCGGATCCCCACAACAAGGTGTGGCTGAACAACGACCAGATCAGGATCAACTACCTGCATAACAACCGTGAGGCCCACGATCGGCTGGTATACCGCTGGATCGATACGCTGAAGGCGGTGGAGAGCGATCCAATCACTCGCGTGGTGAGCACAGCGCCGACTCACCCCCGCGGGGAAGCACCACTCAGCGTGGTGGGCTACGCCTGCGGAACCTGCCGCATGGGAGAAGACCCCGCCGCCTCCGTGGTCGATGCCGACGGCCGCAGCCATGAACTCGACAACCTCTATCTCGGCGACACCAGTGTCTTCCCGAGTTGCCCCAGCGTTGGACCAGGCCTAACCACCATCGCCCTGGCCTTGAGGTTGGCGGACACCCTGCATCAAAGGGTGAGCAGGTAAGCGCGCATGCTGCCGATGGCTCCGGCCCGCTCTGGCTCCACCACCAGGGCACCGGCGAGCAAGCCTGCGGCAACAACAGCATTGGGAAGCCATCGAGAGGCCAGACGCGCCTCGAGCTCCGAGTTGACCTCCGCCTCGGGGTAAAGGCTGAGCACAGCCATCACTTCCCCATCGTCCATGAACTGACGCACCAAAGGGGTGAGCAGAGAATCCGGGAGAAACCCCTGCTCACGCTGAAACTGATGCTGAACGGCGTGAAAGAACTCGTGCCGTGCCACTTCCGCGAGGGAACGCCCGCGTTGCGAGGCCACCTTGGGGCAAAGGCTGACCTGCTGACTGACGGGATCGAAACTTCCAGCCCCGTTCTCAAAGATCTGACAGGCCACACCACCCTCCTGCACGCGAAATCCCGCAAAGGAGGCCAGCAGCACCAGAAGAAATAGGGGCATGAATGAAGGAGTTAAAGGGGGTTAACAAATCCTTAACCCCTTCATTCTTAAGGGTCTCACCCGGTTCCCTCTGTGCGCAATTAGACCTAATTCAGGGTCTGCCGCGCGATCCAGACCCCCTGATCGTCCGCTCGCAACTGGAATTGAGCCGATGACGACGTCATCGTCAACTTGTGAAGTTGTTTTGCGCTGCGTCCGCCAAGGGCCTTCAACGGGAGTCGACGGATCTGAGCACCCTCCGGAACAGGACCAAACACCTCGGGCCAAACCGCCACCGGCACTGCTTCGCCCCAGAGTCGGCTGATTGTCTCTGGAGAGAGCGACTCAGGGCCTTCGAACGCAGGGGCAACGGCAGGAGTCGAGCGGGCGATGACTGCTTGGCTGCTCGATGCTTTTGAGCTGGCTGCTTTTGAGCTGGCTGCTTTGGAGTTAGCGGCTTTGCCGTTTGCAGCCCTCCCCCCACAGTCATCCTTCGCTTCAGGCTGCTCGGTGGTCTTGAGCAGCTCTGGCGGTGGAGGCGGCAGGGTGGCGCTAAGGCTGAGCACCGAGGCGGCCACCAGGGGTTCCTTGCGATTGATGCGACGGCTCAAGCGCACGAGCTGAGGCGTGTTGTCGATCACCGCAGGCTCCGGCGGCGAGGCCTCGGCCCCACGGCCACGCCAGCTGCCAAGGCCGATGAGCAGGGCATGAATGAGCACCGCAATCGCGAGGGGAAGCGCCAGGGCACACGCCTCAGGAGCGCGGCGTCGGAGGAAGTTCAAGGTCCACATGAAGGGGGCTGGAATCAAGACGGGGAAGCAGGTCCTGCACCACACCCCAGGGGACCTGGGGAGCGACCACAAGGCGGATCCTGGTGGAGGGGGAGAGGCGACGGGTCCGCGCCAGAAGCCCGGGAAGAGCCGCAGAGGCAATCGGCTGATTCCACAACCGAAGAGACCCATCCGCAGACAGATGGAGGCTCACCACGCCCCGACGGGCCGGCAACTGTTGCTGCCATTGAGGAAGCAGCAACAGGGCCGTTGCCAACAAACAGAGGCAGAGGCTTGAGCCGCTGAGGGCCAGCAACCAGTGAGCCGAAGCGGGATCCCTCATGGCTGCCATGCCCCTTCAGGACGGTCAATCCGTACGGGACGATTGCTCTGCGCTCGAAGCCAGCGAAGATCCCCCGCCACATCAGCTGCGGTGCGGGCGCTGGAAGGCATCAGCACCACAACGGAAGGCTTCGGGCTCGACTGGCGAAGCGAGCGGGACAGGACCGCAGCAGACACCGCATCACCGTTGAGATACCAACTGCCAGTTGCGGAGCGGACCACCAACCATTGGCGGGTCGCCGGCGTGGGCTGCCCTTCAGCGAAGGTGTCGAGCCGTGGAGAGGAGAGCAGACCAGGAAGCACAGCCAGCAAGGTGCTGAGGCTGAGCACTGCAACGCAAGTGGCGAGCAGGAAAGGCATCAGACAAGCTGCGCGCGTCGCAGCAAACAGGCCTCTTCGAAGCGGCCGATAACCGCCTGGCGCTGCATCCGGGTGAGCCTTTGCACGAGCAGGGCGACCAAAGCAATCAGCAGACCCAACACGGTCCCCGACAGAACCTGGCCATAGGCAGCGAGCAGATCAGCACTGCGGGCGGGGAGCACCAAGTCGGGGCCTAGGGCTTGGAGCAGACGCATGAGGCCCACCACCGTGGTCAGAAGACCAAGGAGGGGACCCAGCACCAGGGCGAGATCCAGGAGCGGATCCCAACGGGACAGGGAGCGCTCCAGGCGACGCACCAGCAGGTCCTGGTGGAGAGACTGCTGAGATGGACGACAACTGTCGAGCTCGGCGAGCCATCCATCCAGCCGCTGATCCTGCCGTTGACGCCATTGCCACCAGAACAGAATCCGGTCGACCGCCACGGCCACTACGGCGATCGAAAGCAACAACAGGGGCACGATCAACAGACCTGCCTGGCGGAGGGAGTCAGCGCTCAGCACAACTGCCATCAGGTCCCAATCATGCAGACCCTAAAGAGGGCCACTGAACGGTGCTGTTGCTCACTTGCTTGACAGGAGCGCGTTGACGCCGCAACCCCTCCCATCCCGTGAGCAAGGCCGCAGACACCAGCAGGACAGCGAAGCCGATGCGGAGCTGGCGGTCCTTGAGATGGGGCGCCAGGGCCTGGCCGAGCAGCCCCCCCGCAGCACCGCCGATCAAGAGGGGGATCACGAGGGGTAAGCGTTCGGCAGGCCAGTGACCCAGGGCACCGAGGGCCACCAGACTGTTCAGGGCAATCAGCACCAGGCTGGTGCCGCTCGCCAGCTGCATCGGCAGGCCGGCCAAAAGCACAAGGGCGGGCACGATCGCAAAGCCGCCACCAACGCCTGCAATGCCCGTCAGCAAGCCCACCAACACCCCCTGCAGCATCAGGGCCGGTGCTCGCACCGTGGCAGCGGCAACCGCAGGCTCGTCGTCCGCTCGATCCGATCGCTTCTGGCGACTCAGCATCAACCAGGCCGCCAGCAGGGCCGCGACGGCAAACACAGCCAGCTGCACCGGTTCGGCGATCCAGCCGGCCTTCACCATCGTGCCTCCGATCCAGGCCCCCACCAGGGCAGGCACCCCCAGGAGCAGGGCCGGACGGGGCGCGACGAGGCGACGGCGCAGGTAGGGCAGCAGGTTGGCGATCGCCAGCAGGGTCACCACCACCAGCGAGAGAGGAACCGCATCGCGGGTGGAGAGGCCGGCTCCCGTCACGAGGATGGGAAGCAGCAGGATCGAGCCACCGGCACCGAGCACCGCCAACAGAAAACCGATCACACCACCGCCGAGAAGCAGCAGCGCGATCACGGGCGCACCTGATTCCAGGGCATGGCAGCCAGCAGTCGGGCCATCCCGCAGAAACCACTGATGCCGGCAAACATCAAGCCGGCACCGACAAAGCCACTGAGCCAGATCCAGCCCGGTGCCACCAGCACCGAGAGGAGCACGCCAGCGAGCACCAGGCCACCGGCCACGATCTGCACCTGACGCATCAGGGGCAACGGCGCCCCCTTGCGCTTCTCCACGGGAAGACCGGCCTGCTGCCAAGCCAGCATGCCGCCCTCCAGATCCGCGAGACCTTCGCCGAAGCCCTTGGCGCGCAGAGCCGCCATCCCCCGCTCACTGCGGGCACCGCTCTGGCACACCAGCACTACAGGGGCGGAGGGAAGTGGCGCCTGGGTGAGCTGACCGAGGGGCACATTGCGGCTGCCGGCGATGTGGCCGCCGACGTATTCCATCGGTTCACGTACGTCGATCACGCTGACGCGACCCTGGCGCAAACGGTCCTGCAATTCGTGGGGACTGAGACGCAAGGGAGTGGTGCTGGTCATGGCGAAGGGAAGGGGTGAATGGGAAGGGGAAGGGAGGCGATGAATCGACCCAGGGAAGCAGGGCCGGTACCGCTCAGACGCTCAGGGGTTCGGGCATGGGCAGCCCTTTGCGATACCAGTCCTGAAGTCCGCCGCGCAGGTTGGCGACCTTCTTGAAACCAGCCTTGACCAACTGCTGGGTCGCCAGGGCGGAACGGCTACCGGCATGGCAGAACACCACGGTGGCAGCCTCCGGATCGAGCCGATCGAGATGCTCCGCCAGCTCGGGCAGAGGGATGTTGCGGCTGCCAGGCAGCGCGCCATCCGGCCCCTTGGCTTCATCGGCGTTGCGAACGTCGAGAATCGTGAGCTCGGCGAGATGGTCGGCGACCCACTCGGGCTCCAGCTCCGGCAGGCCGGAGTAGCTGCGCTTCAACGGTGCCCAGGCGGGTTGGTCCGGCCCATCGATCCGGGGGCGGCCACTGCGCAGATTCGCCGGCAGGGCCTGGGCGATGCGATGGGGGTGGGGAAGCTTGAGTGAGTCCATGTGAATCACGAAATCCCGCTCATCGGCCCCACCACCCAGACGGGCGTTGAGGGCACGCTCCTCGGCAACGCTGGTCACCTGACGACCGCTGTAGTCGTGGCCGGGATAGAGAAGGCACTGATCGGGCAGGGAGAGGATCTGCTCGGTGATCGAGCGGTAGAGCGTGCGCGCATCTCCCTGCTGGAAATCGGAGCGGCCGCAACCTCTGATCAGGAGAGCGTCTCCGGTGAAGGCCGCACTGAGATCGTCGAGCACATAGGTGAGACAACCGTCGGTATGTCCTGGAGTGGCACGCACCTCCAGGGCCCGAGCACCGAAGGCGACCCGATCGCCATGGCCCAGCGGAAGGGTGACATGGACAGCCCGAGCAACCGTGGCCAGGCCGATGTCTGAACCCGTGGCCTCATGCATCAACCAACTGCCCGTGACATGGTCGGCGTGGGCATGGGTATCCAGGCAGGCGACAAGGTGAACGCCAAGCTCTCGCAGGAGAGCCAGATCACGCTCATGGCGCTCGAACACAGGGTCGATCAGCACACCCTTGGTCGAGGGGACATCCACCAAGAGGTAGGTGAAGGTGCCGGTCTCTGCATCGAACAACTGGCGCAGAAGCAGCGAGGTCCCTCCAGCGGCGCTGAGGAGCAGCGGAGCAGCAACCATGACAACCTCAAATTGCTGTTATGAGCTTACACGCATAACGGCATCGATCAGATTTTCCGGCCTCGCAGCTGCACAACAGCGCTCTCTCCCTGGTGATAACGCCCTTCCCTGATCAAGCGGCGACGCTCCCGCAGGATCTCGAGCCGCAGTCCAGACAACTCACGCTCCAGCTGATCGGGTTCCACCAGCAAGTCCAGCGATGGGGGACCACCGCTTCCAAGCCCCAGCTGCCTTGGGGTGTAAGCCTCCAGCAACAACACACCGCCAGGGCGCAGCGCGCAGACCGAGGCCGCCAGCACCTGTGCTCGCAGGGGTGGCGGCAGATGCATCCAGATCGCCACCACAAGATCCACGCTCCCCGGCTCAGGCCGCCAGTCGGCAAGGTCACCTTGCTGGGTCTTCAGGGACAGCCCCCTGGACTCCGCCAGGGCCTGAGCTTTGTCGAGCCCCACAGCACTCAAATCCTGAGCTGTCACGTGATGACCGAGCGCCGCCAGGTGCACGGCGTTACGCCCCTCACCTTCTGCCAGGCAAAACGCATCCCCTACCGGAAGCTCCGCGGCCTGTTCGCGCAGGAAGTCGTTGGGCTGGTCGCCATAGGCAAACCCCTCCTCCCGGTAGCGCTGATCCCAATACAAGACGTCCATGGAGCCGTAGCGATCCAACTGCATAATGCCTGTATCGGCAT
Proteins encoded:
- a CDS encoding GMC oxidoreductase, which encodes MIIDDRHYDFIVIGSGAGGGTLAGALTRLGHTVLVLERGGAMALEDQNVADVDLFRKDRYHPRNERWFGPDGDPFAPQTTYALGGNTKIWGAALERMREKDFGELPLQEGVSAAWPFDYNALAPYYDKAETLYRVHGKAGIDPTEPNRSGPYAHAPKPLIPFLEPLREGLRRQGCQPYDLPLSWSEDREDPSGDAELFGLNEADSTKLEVRNQAKVTRLHVNPSGRAVKGVEAEVAGERWLFSADIVVLAAGAINSSAILLRSANHHHPRGLSNGSDQVGRNLMNLQLTSILQLAAEPNSGRYARSLGINDYYWGDKNVSFPLGHIQSAGGVLQDALFAESPPVLSLVSKLLPDFGLERLASRSVAWWAMTEVLPDPHNKVWLNNDQIRINYLHNNREAHDRLVYRWIDTLKAVESDPITRVVSTAPTHPRGEAPLSVVGYACGTCRMGEDPAASVVDADGRSHELDNLYLGDTSVFPSCPSVGPGLTTIALALRLADTLHQRVSR
- a CDS encoding sulfite exporter TauE/SafE family protein, producing the protein MIALLLLGGGVIGFLLAVLGAGGSILLLPILVTGAGLSTRDAVPLSLVVVTLLAIANLLPYLRRRLVAPRPALLLGVPALVGAWIGGTMVKAGWIAEPVQLAVFAVAALLAAWLMLSRQKRSDRADDEPAVAAATVRAPALMLQGVLVGLLTGIAGVGGGFAIVPALVLLAGLPMQLASGTSLVLIALNSLVALGALGHWPAERLPLVIPLLIGGAAGGLLGQALAPHLKDRQLRIGFAVLLVSAALLTGWEGLRRQRAPVKQVSNSTVQWPSLGSA
- a CDS encoding MotA/TolQ/ExbB proton channel family protein, translating into MAVVLSADSLRQAGLLIVPLLLLSIAVVAVAVDRILFWWQWRQRQDQRLDGWLAELDSCRPSQQSLHQDLLVRRLERSLSRWDPLLDLALVLGPLLGLLTTVVGLMRLLQALGPDLVLPARSADLLAAYGQVLSGTVLGLLIALVALLVQRLTRMQRQAVIGRFEEACLLRRAQLV
- a CDS encoding heme-copper oxidase subunit III; translation: MTTANPDLPHNHQPGHIKHDGHNLTGFIIFLCSESIIFLAFFSGFALLKLTAPEWLPEGVEGLETKLPLINTIILVSSSFVAYVAERCLHKENLWGFRGFWLLTMAMGSYFVYGQYVEWSELPFSLSSGVFGGTFYLLTGFHGLHVITGILLMGLMLARSFRPNNYAKGEMGVTSVSLFWHFVDVIWIILYLLIYVWQRSS
- a CDS encoding cbb3-type cytochrome c oxidase subunit I, with the translated sequence MTTTKYDLRVLKAPHPVPGAPDNWKRFFTFNTDAKVIGLQYMGLSLFFLLVGGLLAMVMRGELITPPSDLVDPTVYNGLYTMHGTVMLFLFLFPVLNGFNNLLIPTMIGAPDMAFPKVNAAAFWLVPVFAVVLLASFFVPGGPASAGWWSYPPISIQNPLGHLINGEFLWILAVALSGISSIMGAINFVTTIIRMRAPGMGFFRMPVFVWTAWAAQTLQLVGLPALTGGAIMLLFDLSFGTSFFRPEGGGDPVLYQHFFWFYSHPAVYVMVLPVFGIFSELITVYSRKPLFGYKFVAIASFIITFLGLIVWVHHMFYSGTPQWMRNLFMVTTMLIAVPTGVKVFAWLGTLWGGKIRLTTPMLFVLGGLVNFILGGITGIMLGTAPIDIHVGNTYFVVAHFHYIIFNTIGFGIFAGIYHWFPKFTGRMYYEGLGKVHFTLTFIGATLNWLPLHWAGLYGMPRRVASYDPEFALWNVIASIGAFMLGVASIPFILNIVSSWARGAKASANPWNAIGLEWLLPSPPPAENFEDDVPTVISEPYGYGLGKPLVQDEDYYIRRAQEA
- a CDS encoding rhodanese-like domain-containing protein, whose protein sequence is MVAAPLLLSAAGGTSLLLRQLFDAETGTFTYLLVDVPSTKGVLIDPVFERHERDLALLRELGVHLVACLDTHAHADHVTGSWLMHEATGSDIGLATVARAVHVTLPLGHGDRVAFGARALEVRATPGHTDGCLTYVLDDLSAAFTGDALLIRGCGRSDFQQGDARTLYRSITEQILSLPDQCLLYPGHDYSGRQVTSVAEERALNARLGGGADERDFVIHMDSLKLPHPHRIAQALPANLRSGRPRIDGPDQPAWAPLKRSYSGLPELEPEWVADHLAELTILDVRNADEAKGPDGALPGSRNIPLPELAEHLDRLDPEAATVVFCHAGSRSALATQQLVKAGFKKVANLRGGLQDWYRKGLPMPEPLSV
- a CDS encoding class I SAM-dependent methyltransferase; the encoded protein is MDVLYWDQRYREEGFAYGDQPNDFLREQAAELPVGDAFCLAEGEGRNAVHLAALGHHVTAQDLSAVGLDKAQALAESRGLSLKTQQGDLADWRPEPGSVDLVVAIWMHLPPPLRAQVLAASVCALRPGGVLLLEAYTPRQLGLGSGGPPSLDLLVEPDQLERELSGLRLEILRERRRLIREGRYHQGESAVVQLRGRKI
- a CDS encoding DUF2231 domain-containing protein — encoded protein: MSPRFSELFTTISSPINEIVDQLGANDLPYIVPVHPNLVHFTIGLFAIGIAFDFAGAFYPLEKRVFRYLALPVTRVGFHDVGWYNLLACSLISFFTVGAGFYEMLLAVPLPGVRSVIGQNAIDTMLWHAVGGVALLLMIVAMTIWRGYQRFVWRKDYGRQVSWLYLACGSLILVLMGVHGSLGAWLASEFGVHITADQLLAAGADLREVLP
- a CDS encoding rhodanese-like domain-containing protein → MTSTTPLRLSPHELQDRLRQGRVSVIDVREPMEYVGGHIAGSRNVPLGQLTQAPLPSAPVVLVCQSGARSERGMAALRAKGFGEGLADLEGGMLAWQQAGLPVEKRKGAPLPLMRQVQIVAGGLVLAGVLLSVLVAPGWIWLSGFVGAGLMFAGISGFCGMARLLAAMPWNQVRP
- a CDS encoding cytochrome c oxidase subunit II, which gives rise to MTTSTPKGRGGLPVRLVAVILICTLIDALLSYQVSRWAYGWLPIPASTAAPYVDGLFSLEVGIGSFIFIGCVGFILWSVIVNRAEKYDESDGLPIEGNTRLEITWTVIPFVIVMALAFYSIDVNEKLAALGPKVKYDVEGGLGPETSLVVDPHKDYGPIQVIARQWSWEFIYPNGVRSSELHLPINQRANFELSSLDVIHGFFIPAFRLKQDIVPGSVISYSITPTREGRYRLRDSQFSGAYFSHNQTDVIVDSEDDFESWLSTSSAQPLVAGLSPGTELYAQRLAQGDRGWATVPPAPPPMVNDPGNPNAPHDA